A genomic segment from Anabas testudineus chromosome 6, fAnaTes1.2, whole genome shotgun sequence encodes:
- the mlycd gene encoding malonyl-CoA decarboxylase, mitochondrial, which produces MISHPVILAFRGSVRCWRHRSVIKAALEASDISGCRWYSTPIRVGVTDMEEILARVVVPLPTYETRDKSPPPPESNSLEFMHFYRSLGKEDKLDFLTKLSQDFGVDHKSVSELAVKLLDNQLRDLSTILQAEDRLRYSLTPRYKQLLNHISRVENGVKFLVDLRADVLEIISSKTSESPQMRDLSGTLKSLLSEWFSVGLLRLERITWQSPCEILQKISQYEAVHPMRNWTDLKRRVGPYRRCYAFTHAAMPGEPLVVLHVALTEDISDNIQSIVREFATLDSEEDVNKINAAIFYSISSTQAGLQGVELGNYLIKRVVRELQSEFPHMAQFSSLSPIPGFSSWLQGLLSQCRKEGRGSDLLSGQEWKEVEQATDSSPGSPAVDALRKLISTSEWMRSERLSRVLEPALMRLCAWYLYGEKRRGYALNPVANFHLQNGATLWRLNWLGDTSPRGVANSCGIMVNYRYFLNETSKNSALYLQNKVITASDQVLGLVSQFQRNSKL; this is translated from the exons ATGATATCCCATCCTGTTATCTTGGCTTTTCGTGGCAGTGTGAGGTGCTGGCGACACCGGTCTGTCATTAAAGCTGCTCTGGAGGCCTCTGATATCAGCGGTTGTCGCTGGTACTCTACCCCGATTCGCGTCGGTGTCACTGACATGGAGGAGATACTAGCGAGGGTTGTTGTACCTTTACCCACATACGAAACAAGAGACaagtctcctcctcctcccgaGTCTAACAGCTTGGAGTTTATGCACTTCTACAGAAGTCTCGGCAAAGAAGACAAACTGGACTTCTTGACGAAGCTGTCACAAGACTTCGGAGTAGACCACAAAAGCGTTTCGGAGCTGGCTGTCAAGCTGCTGGACAATCAGTTGCGGGACCTGTCGACCATTTTACAAGCTGAAGACAGGCTCCGGTACAGCTTGACTCCCCGTTATAAACAGTTACTTAATCATATAAGCAGGGTCGAAAATGGAGTGAAGTTCCTGGTGGATCTCCGAGCCGATGTACTTGAAATAATCTCATCCAAAACTAGCGAGAGCCCACAGATGAGG GACCTGAGCGGCACGCTGAAAAGCTTGCTCTCTGAGTGGTTCTCTGTAGGTCTGCTCCGACTGGAGAGAATCACCTGGCAGTCCCCCTGCGAGATTCTGCAGAAGATCAGCCA GTATGAGGCGGTGCACCCCATGAGGAACTGGACTGACCTGAAGCGCAGAGTGGGACCATACCGGCGTTGTTACGCCTTCACTCATGCTGCCATGCCAGGAGAGCCCCTCGTTGTCCTACACGTGGCCCTTACTGAAGACATCTCTGATAACATTCAG AGCATCGTCCGTGAGTTTGCCACTCTTGACTCAGAGGAGGATGTGAATAAGATAAATGCAGCCATCTTCTACTCCATCTCCTCCACCCAGGCTGGCTTACAAGGGGTGGAGCTAGGCAATTACCTGATCAAGAGGGTGGTGAGAGAACTGCAG AGTGAGTTCCCCCACATGGCCCAGTTTTCCAGCTTGTCACCCATCCCCGGATTCTCCTCCTGGCTCCAGGGCCTCCTCAGCCAGTGCAGGAAGGAGGGCCGCGGCTCAGACCTCCTCTCTGGGCAGGAGTGGAAGGAGGTGGAACAGGCCACCGACTCATCCCCGGGGAGCCCGGCAGTCGACGCCCTGCGCAAGCTGATCAGCACCAGCGAATGGATGCGCTCTGAGCGTCTGTCCCGTGTCCTGGAGCCTGCCCTAATGCGTCTTTGCGCCTGGTACCTCTATGGGGAGAAGAGGCGGGGCTACGCTCTCAACCCAGTGGCCAACTTCCACCTACAAAATGGCGCCACCCTGTGGCGGCTCAACTGGCTGGGCGACACCAGCCCCAGGGGTGTGGCAAACTCTTGCGGCATCATGGTGAATTATCGTTACTTCCTGAACGAGACGTCCAAGAACAGTGCTCTTTACCTGCAGAATAAGGTCATCACGGCATCGGACCAGGTGCTCGGGCTCGTGTCCCAATTTCAAAGGAACAGCAAACTGTGA